A stretch of the Flavobacterium aquiphilum genome encodes the following:
- a CDS encoding PD-(D/E)XK nuclease family protein produces MTNNSFLDKIAEVIITGYQNIVTDTIIVLPNKRAKIFLIEALKKQADKNTFSPEIISIEDFVQNIAQIRTIDPIELLFEFYEVYLSITDKNNQQSFEIFANWAKTLLQDFNEIDRYLLDPNHVLSYLKDIEDIKKWGVEVENKTQLLENYIDFWKLLPKYYQSLYEHLLKKGIGYQGLIYREAVKNINNFSKLIQGKQFVFAGFNALNASEEKIIQHLIASDQAKIYWDADQTFLNDPYHDAGLFLRRFKESWKHYKSNPFEWIVDDFSGIKNIQVIGTPKTIGQAKIAGSIIEKINIENPNTTLDKVAIVLGEENLLIPLLYSLPDSVGALNITMGYSSKNNPVQILIAKLFKMHTNALSRNNSSYVFYYKDVLDILTHPLIEPYAKTSALVGIINKNNYTFISHNKLLELNENANDLFLLLFQRWEKGSIAVLEIISSLLLKVKNNLSNDNEEEKIAKTFVYAIFKVINKLINYYSKHQGIDSIETLYAIYKQVIDLAEVSFEGEPLNGLQIMGVLESRVLDFETVIITSMNEGKFPAGKSQNSFIPYDVKRELGLPTFKEKDAIYTYHFYHLLQRAKNIYLLYNTESEGLDAGEKSRFITQLEVEKQPKHTLTHEIYNAVLPETAYQPMKIPKSEKVMLRLKEIAEKGFSPSALTSYIRNPIQFYFQKILRISEVEEVEENIALNTLGTIIHETLRVLYEPFVGEFISETDIKNCIEKIDSEVLIQFKLVYKEGEIKKGRNLLAFEVAKRNVFNFLKMELESIKSGDAIKILELEKTFERKLEHPSLPFPILIKGNVDRIEERNGNIRIIDYKTGKVEKTNVTLKSWKGLTDDIKNDKIIQVLAYAYMYEKNTNGKPIEAGIVSFKNLKSGFLPFNIKEEKESIAIISDEIQSNYLEQIVLLLNEILDVTIPFEEKIV; encoded by the coding sequence ATGACAAATAATTCCTTTTTAGATAAAATTGCTGAAGTAATAATAACGGGGTATCAAAACATAGTTACTGATACTATAATAGTCTTGCCTAACAAACGTGCTAAAATATTCCTAATTGAAGCGCTAAAAAAACAAGCAGATAAAAATACTTTTTCGCCAGAAATAATAAGTATTGAAGATTTTGTTCAAAATATCGCACAGATACGAACAATTGACCCAATAGAATTATTATTTGAATTTTATGAAGTCTATTTGTCAATCACAGATAAAAATAACCAACAATCATTTGAGATTTTTGCCAATTGGGCAAAGACATTGCTACAGGATTTTAATGAAATTGACCGTTATCTCCTAGATCCAAATCATGTGTTATCTTATCTGAAAGATATTGAGGATATTAAAAAGTGGGGAGTTGAAGTAGAAAACAAAACACAATTACTCGAGAACTATATTGATTTTTGGAAACTATTACCTAAATATTATCAATCACTATATGAGCATTTACTAAAAAAAGGAATTGGTTATCAAGGTTTGATTTATCGTGAAGCGGTGAAGAACATCAATAATTTTTCAAAATTGATTCAAGGGAAACAGTTTGTTTTTGCAGGTTTTAATGCCTTGAACGCTTCAGAGGAAAAAATAATTCAACATCTTATTGCTTCCGATCAGGCAAAGATTTATTGGGATGCTGACCAAACATTTCTAAACGACCCGTATCATGACGCTGGTTTGTTTTTGCGTCGCTTTAAAGAAAGTTGGAAACATTATAAATCGAATCCTTTTGAATGGATTGTTGATGATTTTTCGGGAATCAAAAACATACAAGTTATTGGCACTCCAAAAACTATTGGTCAAGCCAAAATTGCCGGAAGTATTATTGAAAAAATCAATATTGAAAATCCGAATACAACTCTTGACAAGGTCGCTATTGTCTTAGGAGAAGAAAATTTGTTGATTCCACTCTTGTATTCGTTGCCTGATTCTGTTGGAGCTTTGAATATTACTATGGGGTATTCTAGCAAAAACAACCCTGTTCAAATTCTGATTGCCAAATTGTTTAAAATGCATACTAATGCTTTGTCAAGAAATAATAGCAGTTATGTTTTTTATTATAAAGATGTATTGGATATTCTGACTCATCCGTTGATTGAGCCTTATGCCAAGACGAGTGCCTTGGTAGGGATTATAAATAAAAACAATTATACGTTTATCAGCCATAATAAATTATTGGAATTAAATGAAAATGCCAATGATTTATTTTTGCTTCTATTTCAAAGATGGGAGAAAGGTTCGATTGCTGTTTTGGAAATAATCTCTAGTTTATTATTAAAGGTTAAGAATAATTTAAGCAATGATAACGAAGAAGAAAAAATTGCAAAAACCTTCGTCTATGCGATTTTCAAAGTGATTAATAAACTAATAAATTATTATTCTAAGCATCAAGGAATTGACTCAATTGAGACATTATATGCAATTTATAAGCAGGTAATTGATTTGGCCGAAGTTTCATTTGAAGGAGAACCTTTGAATGGATTGCAAATCATGGGAGTTCTTGAAAGCAGGGTTTTGGATTTTGAAACCGTTATTATCACTTCGATGAATGAGGGAAAATTTCCGGCGGGAAAATCGCAAAATTCTTTTATTCCGTATGATGTGAAACGTGAATTGGGACTACCGACTTTCAAGGAAAAAGATGCAATTTATACCTATCATTTTTATCATTTATTGCAACGGGCTAAAAACATTTATTTGCTTTACAATACCGAAAGCGAAGGTTTGGATGCCGGTGAAAAAAGCCGTTTTATTACCCAATTGGAAGTCGAGAAACAGCCTAAACACACTTTAACCCACGAAATTTATAATGCGGTTTTGCCTGAGACTGCTTATCAGCCAATGAAAATTCCGAAATCGGAGAAAGTGATGTTGCGCTTAAAAGAAATAGCCGAAAAAGGTTTTTCGCCTTCAGCGTTGACAAGTTATATTCGGAATCCGATTCAGTTTTATTTTCAAAAGATTTTGAGGATTAGTGAAGTGGAAGAGGTTGAAGAAAATATCGCGTTGAATACTTTGGGGACAATTATTCATGAGACTTTGCGTGTTTTGTATGAACCTTTCGTTGGTGAATTTATTTCTGAAACCGATATTAAAAATTGTATCGAGAAAATTGATTCCGAAGTTTTGATTCAATTCAAGTTGGTTTACAAGGAAGGCGAAATAAAAAAGGGGCGAAATTTATTGGCTTTTGAAGTGGCAAAACGCAATGTTTTCAATTTCCTGAAAATGGAATTGGAAAGCATTAAAAGCGGAGATGCCATAAAAATTCTGGAGCTTGAAAAAACTTTTGAAAGAAAGTTAGAACATCCTAGTTTGCCATTTCCGATTTTGATAAAAGGGAATGTGGACAGAATTGAAGAACGCAATGGAAACATCAGAATCATTGATTACAAAACCGGTAAAGTTGAAAAAACCAATGTGACCTTGAAATCCTGGAAAGGACTGACTGACGATATTAAAAATGATAAAATTATTCAGGTTTTGGCGTATGCCTATATGTATGAGAAAAACACAAACGGGAAACCAATAGAAGCCGGAATAGTCTCTTTTAAAAATTTAAAATCGGGATTTTTGCCTTTCAATATTAAAGAAGAAAAAGAAAGTATTGCTATTATTAGTGACGAAATTCAATCCAATTATTTGGAACAAATTGTTTTACTGCTGAATGAAATATTGGATGTGACAATTCCTTTTGAGGAGAAAATTGTATAA
- a CDS encoding ATP-binding cassette domain-containing protein produces the protein MKKHLLEIDSVQKTFENKNILSDVYLKCGTSDIIGLLGRNGSGKSTLLKIIFGIESADFKFVRIDGSVKTKTKDLFSEISYLPQDNYIPKAFSVKKAIQLSVSKDRISEFYTDELISTMLEKKIAHLSGGELRYLEIKIILNNSSKFILLDEPYNGLSPLMVEKINELIMENSKIKGIIISDHNYENVIKVSNRLILLKEAKAHHLLCKEELIEKGYLKEGML, from the coding sequence TTGAAAAAGCATTTATTGGAGATAGACAGTGTTCAGAAAACTTTTGAGAATAAAAACATATTGTCAGACGTTTATTTGAAATGCGGGACAAGTGATATCATTGGTCTTTTGGGCAGAAATGGCTCGGGCAAATCAACTTTGCTAAAAATTATTTTCGGAATAGAATCTGCCGACTTTAAATTTGTTAGAATTGATGGCAGTGTAAAAACTAAGACCAAGGATTTATTTAGCGAGATTAGTTATTTGCCGCAGGACAATTATATTCCTAAAGCATTTTCAGTAAAAAAAGCTATACAACTGTCAGTTTCCAAAGATAGGATTTCCGAGTTTTATACTGATGAATTGATTAGTACGATGCTAGAGAAGAAAATCGCCCATTTGTCTGGTGGTGAATTGCGATATTTAGAAATTAAAATTATTCTCAATAATTCTTCTAAATTTATTCTGCTCGATGAACCTTATAATGGGTTATCTCCTTTGATGGTCGAAAAGATAAATGAATTGATAATGGAGAATTCAAAAATAAAAGGGATAATCATTTCCGATCATAATTATGAAAATGTAATCAAAGTGTCAAACAGATTGATTTTGCTCAAAGAAGCCAAAGCACACCATTTGCTTTGCAAAGAAGAATTAATAGAAAAAGGATATTTGAAAGAAGGAATGCTTTAG
- a CDS encoding alpha/beta fold hydrolase — translation METLLYKNTQISYTDTGKGTAVVLLHGFLENKTMWDNYVSELSKKNRIITIDLLGHGETESLGYVQTMEENADVVHEVLSKLKIRKAILVGHSMGGYVSLAFAELYPEKIKGLVLLNSTSKEDSSERKKNRDRAIKAVKKDYETFIRLSIANLFSEENREILVNEIEAVKIQALKTPLQGIVASLEGMKIRKDREFLLHTTTFPKLLILGKKDPVLNYQENLEQIKGTDVELVTFGDGHMSSIENQEELLAVLSSFIKTI, via the coding sequence TTGGAAACACTTCTCTACAAAAATACCCAAATCTCCTATACTGATACCGGAAAAGGCACAGCGGTAGTCTTGCTTCACGGTTTTTTGGAAAACAAAACGATGTGGGATAATTATGTTTCCGAGTTAAGTAAAAAAAACCGAATCATAACGATCGATTTATTGGGACATGGCGAAACGGAGAGTTTGGGCTATGTCCAAACCATGGAAGAAAATGCCGATGTGGTTCACGAGGTTTTATCCAAATTAAAGATTCGAAAAGCTATTTTGGTTGGACATTCGATGGGTGGCTATGTTTCTTTGGCTTTCGCCGAATTATATCCCGAAAAAATAAAAGGATTGGTATTACTAAACTCTACCTCCAAAGAAGACAGCTCCGAAAGAAAGAAAAACAGAGACCGTGCCATCAAAGCGGTCAAAAAAGATTACGAAACTTTTATCAGGCTTTCCATCGCCAATTTATTCAGTGAAGAAAATAGAGAAATCCTTGTCAATGAAATCGAGGCCGTAAAAATTCAGGCTTTAAAAACACCTTTACAGGGAATCGTGGCCTCTCTTGAAGGAATGAAAATCCGTAAAGACAGGGAGTTTCTTTTGCATACAACTACTTTCCCAAAATTATTGATTTTAGGAAAAAAAGATCCTGTTCTCAATTATCAAGAAAATCTCGAGCAAATAAAAGGTACCGATGTCGAATTGGTGACTTTTGGTGATGGTCACATGAGTTCAATAGAAAACCAGGAAGAATTACTTGCAGTTTTAAGTTCTTTTATCAAAACAATCTAA
- a CDS encoding TIGR00266 family protein → MQAHEIDYQIFGEEMQYVEIELDPQEIVIAEAGSFMMMENNIQMETIFGDGSQQSGSGGLFGKLLNAGKRVLTGESMFMTAFLNQGNTKSKVSFASPYPGKILPIDLTQFQGKFICQKSSFLCAAKGVSVGIEFSQKLGRGLFGGEGFIMQKIEGDGMAFVHSGGTMAKKELAHGEVLKVDTGCIIGFTKDVDYDIEFIGGIKNSIFGGEGLFYATLRGPGTVYIQSLPFSRLADRIIASAPRSGGNSRDEGSLLGGLGNLLDGDNRF, encoded by the coding sequence ATGCAAGCACACGAAATAGATTATCAGATTTTTGGAGAAGAAATGCAGTATGTCGAGATTGAACTCGATCCGCAGGAAATAGTAATTGCCGAAGCAGGCAGTTTTATGATGATGGAAAATAACATACAAATGGAAACCATTTTTGGCGACGGTTCTCAGCAATCTGGATCGGGCGGTTTATTCGGTAAACTTTTGAATGCCGGAAAAAGAGTCCTAACCGGCGAAAGCATGTTCATGACCGCTTTTTTAAACCAAGGCAACACCAAAAGCAAAGTTTCGTTTGCTTCGCCCTATCCGGGAAAAATTCTCCCGATTGATTTAACGCAATTTCAAGGAAAATTCATTTGTCAAAAAAGTTCTTTTTTGTGCGCTGCCAAAGGAGTTTCTGTCGGAATTGAATTTTCTCAAAAATTGGGTCGTGGTTTATTTGGGGGTGAAGGTTTCATCATGCAAAAAATTGAAGGAGACGGAATGGCTTTTGTGCATTCGGGAGGAACAATGGCTAAAAAAGAATTGGCTCACGGCGAAGTTCTGAAAGTGGACACCGGTTGCATTATTGGTTTCACAAAAGATGTCGATTATGACATTGAATTTATAGGCGGAATCAAGAATTCGATTTTTGGAGGAGAAGGTTTGTTTTACGCAACCCTTCGCGGCCCGGGTACTGTTTACATTCAATCTCTACCTTTCTCTAGATTGGCGGACAGAATAATCGCATCAGCACCAAGATCAGGCGGTAACAGTCGTGACGAAGGAAGTTTACTTGGTGGACTTGGCAATCTTTTGGATGGGGATAATCGGTTTTAA
- a CDS encoding aminopeptidase P family protein produces the protein MKYHQIDRALFTKNRAKFMAQMKPNSVAVFNSNDIYPVSADSTLPFAQHRDIFYLSGVDQEESILLLFPDAPYENQREMLFLRETNDHIAVWEGEKLTKERAFEVSGVKTVYWLQDFEKVLNEMMTYADTMYINTNEHYRASVETETREARFVKWWKAKYPAHQVAKSNPILQRIRSVKESEELDLIQNACNITEKGFRRLLSFVKPNVTEYEIEAELIHEFIRNRSKGFAYTPIIASGNNANVLHYIENNQQCKAGDLVLLDVAAEYANYSSDLTRTIPVSGRYSDRQKAVYNAVLRVKNEATKMLTPGTLWKQYHVEVGKIMTSELLGLGLIDKADVQNENPDWPAYKKYFMHGTSHHMGLDTHDYGLLHEPMKANMVFTVEPGIYIPAEGFGIRLEDNVVVQEKGEPFNLMRNIPIEVEEIESLMNS, from the coding sequence ATGAAATATCATCAAATTGACCGCGCTCTTTTCACAAAAAACAGAGCAAAATTCATGGCTCAAATGAAGCCAAATAGTGTAGCCGTATTTAATTCTAATGATATTTATCCCGTTTCGGCAGACAGTACTTTACCTTTTGCACAGCATCGCGATATTTTCTATTTATCTGGTGTTGATCAGGAAGAAAGTATCTTATTACTTTTTCCGGACGCTCCTTATGAAAATCAAAGGGAAATGTTGTTCCTGAGAGAAACCAACGATCACATCGCCGTTTGGGAAGGCGAAAAACTGACTAAAGAGCGCGCTTTTGAAGTTTCGGGAGTTAAAACCGTTTATTGGTTGCAGGATTTTGAAAAAGTCTTAAACGAAATGATGACTTATGCAGACACGATGTACATCAATACCAACGAACATTATCGTGCATCGGTGGAAACTGAAACCCGCGAAGCCCGTTTTGTAAAATGGTGGAAAGCCAAATATCCTGCACATCAGGTAGCCAAAAGCAACCCAATTTTACAACGCATCCGTTCGGTAAAAGAATCTGAAGAATTGGATTTAATCCAAAATGCCTGTAATATTACCGAGAAAGGTTTTCGCAGATTATTGTCATTCGTAAAACCAAACGTAACCGAATACGAAATCGAAGCCGAATTGATTCACGAGTTTATTCGCAACCGTTCTAAAGGGTTTGCTTATACTCCGATCATCGCTTCAGGAAATAATGCCAATGTGTTGCACTACATCGAAAACAACCAACAATGCAAGGCGGGTGATTTGGTTTTATTGGATGTAGCCGCCGAATATGCCAATTATTCGAGTGATTTAACGAGAACAATTCCTGTTTCGGGACGTTATTCAGACAGGCAAAAAGCCGTTTACAATGCGGTTTTAAGAGTTAAAAATGAAGCAACCAAAATGCTTACTCCGGGAACACTTTGGAAACAATACCACGTGGAAGTGGGTAAAATCATGACTTCGGAATTGCTTGGTTTGGGATTAATCGATAAAGCTGATGTGCAAAACGAAAACCCAGATTGGCCGGCTTATAAAAAATATTTCATGCACGGAACTTCGCACCACATGGGATTGGACACGCACGATTACGGATTGTTGCACGAACCGATGAAAGCCAACATGGTTTTCACCGTTGAACCGGGAATCTACATTCCGGCCGAAGGTTTCGGAATTCGTTTGGAAGACAATGTGGTTGTTCAGGAAAAAGGAGAGCCTTTCAACTTAATGCGTAACATTCCGATTGAAGTGGAAGAAATCGAGAGTTTGATGAATTCTTAA
- a CDS encoding hydroxymethylglutaryl-CoA synthase family protein, translated as MKTGIDAIAFDVAKLHLPIKTLAKARNIEPEKLEKGLGLLKMTLPDLHQDTVVFGANALTKLIQDNNINLNEIARIYVGTESGVDSSKPISSYLISLMEQKFGENTLSECDVVDFTFACIGGVDALQNCLDFVKLNPTKKAIVVTTDFAKYDLNSTGEYTQGAGAVAMLITANPRIISFENNWGVSTKGVFDFFKPYRTISKQEITGNSNNESWFENLESEIEIHKDQPVFDGQYSNQCYMDRTRDAYFSFKKLINSKDTVYQSWKSIVMHLPYAFQGRRMLSEIYALDAATPILSGDENAAEYQTKLKEISKSDDYKAFVSEKLQPAEIASSIIGNLYTGSIFMGLLSTLAHFYDSKKEIADEKFGFLAYGSGSKSKVFEGTIQPEWKSAITNINLFETLDESFEIDFETYEKLHKKEQNQSVQTPKKEWILDRIESEIPNLIGARYYKWVD; from the coding sequence ATGAAAACCGGAATTGACGCTATTGCATTTGATGTTGCCAAACTACACTTACCTATAAAAACATTGGCAAAAGCCAGAAACATAGAACCCGAAAAATTAGAAAAAGGACTCGGTTTATTAAAAATGACTTTACCGGATTTACACCAAGACACAGTGGTTTTTGGCGCCAATGCCTTGACAAAACTAATCCAGGATAACAATATCAACTTAAACGAAATTGCACGTATATATGTGGGAACCGAAAGCGGTGTCGACAGTTCAAAACCCATAAGTTCGTACTTAATTTCTTTGATGGAACAGAAATTTGGAGAGAACACTTTATCCGAATGTGATGTTGTTGATTTTACTTTCGCCTGTATCGGAGGGGTTGATGCACTGCAAAACTGCCTTGATTTTGTAAAACTTAACCCTACCAAAAAAGCAATCGTTGTCACTACCGATTTTGCTAAATACGACTTGAATTCCACCGGAGAATATACACAGGGAGCCGGAGCTGTCGCAATGCTAATTACTGCCAACCCAAGAATTATCTCTTTCGAAAACAATTGGGGTGTTAGCACAAAAGGTGTTTTCGATTTCTTCAAACCGTACAGAACCATTTCAAAACAGGAAATCACAGGAAACTCAAACAACGAATCTTGGTTCGAAAATTTAGAAAGCGAAATCGAAATTCACAAAGACCAGCCGGTTTTTGATGGGCAATATTCGAACCAATGTTATATGGACAGAACTAGAGATGCTTATTTCTCGTTCAAAAAATTAATAAACTCAAAGGATACTGTTTACCAATCTTGGAAAAGTATCGTAATGCATTTGCCTTATGCGTTCCAAGGACGAAGAATGTTGTCCGAAATTTATGCCCTTGATGCTGCAACTCCTATTCTTTCGGGTGACGAAAACGCTGCAGAATATCAAACTAAGCTAAAAGAAATCAGCAAATCTGATGATTACAAAGCCTTTGTTTCTGAAAAATTACAACCTGCAGAAATCGCTTCTTCTATAATTGGGAACTTATATACGGGTTCTATTTTTATGGGATTGCTTTCTACTTTGGCTCATTTTTATGACAGCAAAAAAGAAATTGCAGACGAAAAATTCGGATTTTTAGCTTACGGAAGTGGTTCCAAATCGAAAGTTTTTGAAGGTACTATTCAACCTGAATGGAAATCGGCTATTACGAATATCAATCTTTTTGAAACACTTGATGAAAGTTTTGAAATTGATTTTGAGACTTACGAAAAACTACATAAAAAAGAACAAAATCAATCGGTGCAGACTCCAAAAAAAGAATGGATTCTAGACCGAATAGAAAGCGAAATTCCAAATTTAATTGGTGCCCGTTATTATAAATGGGTTGATTAA
- a CDS encoding succinate dehydrogenase cytochrome b subunit: protein MAKSAMLKSSIAKKVAMALSGLFLIMFLSLHFFINLVSVFSADSFNAMSHFMGYNPLIQFVMQPILVAGVVFHFIMGFVLELKNKKARPVAYVKYDGAANASWASRNMIISGLVVLAFLGLHFYDFWVHEMVYKYVESNIIDETRYYPELVAKFESPVRTGLYSIAFVLLGLHLWHGFTSSLQSVGFDNKIGKSLHKLCYAFAVIVPVGFIFIALFHHFNN from the coding sequence ATGGCAAAATCTGCAATGTTGAAGTCGTCTATAGCCAAAAAAGTGGCCATGGCGCTTTCAGGACTTTTTTTGATTATGTTTCTATCGCTGCATTTCTTTATTAATTTAGTTTCGGTTTTCAGTGCCGATTCATTTAATGCGATGTCACATTTTATGGGTTACAATCCGCTAATCCAATTTGTAATGCAGCCAATCTTGGTTGCTGGGGTTGTTTTTCACTTCATAATGGGATTTGTATTGGAGTTGAAAAACAAAAAGGCTAGACCTGTTGCCTATGTAAAATATGATGGTGCTGCAAATGCATCCTGGGCATCAAGAAACATGATTATTTCTGGATTAGTTGTATTGGCTTTCTTAGGTTTGCACTTTTACGATTTCTGGGTTCATGAAATGGTTTATAAATATGTTGAGTCAAATATAATTGACGAAACAAGATACTATCCTGAATTGGTGGCTAAATTTGAAAGCCCTGTTCGTACAGGATTATACAGTATTGCTTTCGTTTTATTGGGATTACACCTTTGGCACGGATTCACTTCTTCTTTGCAATCTGTAGGATTTGACAATAAAATAGGGAAGTCATTACATAAATTATGTTATGCATTTGCAGTTATAGTTCCTGTTGGATTTATTTTCATCGCACTATTTCACCATTTTAATAATTAA
- a CDS encoding fumarate reductase/succinate dehydrogenase flavoprotein subunit: MKLDSKIPEGHISQKWTDYKDHLKLVAPNNRPKIDIIVVGTGLAGASAAASFAEMGYNVKAFCYQDSPRRAHSIAAQGGINAAKNYQNDGDSTFRLFYDTIKGGDYRAREANVHRLAEVSGNIIDQCVAQGVPFARDYGGLLDNRSFGGTQVQRTFYAAGQTGQQLLLGAYSALSRQIGLGRVDMYNRHEMLELVKVDGKARGIIARNLITGEIERHSAHAVIIASGGYGNVYFLSTNAMGSNVTAGWKIHKQGALFANPCYVQIHPTCIPVHGTNQSKLTLMSESLRNSGRIWVPKKKEDAEAIRAGKLKPTQIAEEDRDYYLERRYPAFGNLVPRDVASRAAKERCDAGYGIEANDTNEGVYLDFSTEIQNKGKQTAYAKGNHNPSQEEITKLGKAWLEEKYGNLFTMYQKITDENPYETPMKIYPAVHYTMGGVWVDYNLQSTIPGCFVAGEANFSDHGANRLGASALMQGLADGYFVLPYTVSDYLAGDIRTGKISTDLPEFVEAEKNVKESISKFLANNGTKSVDHFHKRLGNIMWNKVGMGRNEQGLKEAIEEIAALKEEFFKDVYVPGNADELNPELEKALRVADFIELGQLMAIDALQRKESCGGHFREEYQDAEGETLRDDENFKFVGAWEYKGYDIKNEELHKEELKYEFIKIAARNYK, from the coding sequence ATGAAACTAGATTCTAAAATTCCAGAAGGTCACATTTCACAGAAATGGACTGATTATAAAGATCACTTAAAGTTAGTTGCACCAAACAACCGACCAAAAATAGATATTATCGTAGTAGGTACAGGATTGGCTGGAGCTTCGGCTGCTGCTTCTTTTGCTGAAATGGGTTATAACGTAAAAGCATTTTGTTACCAAGATTCTCCACGTCGTGCGCACTCAATCGCTGCACAAGGAGGTATCAACGCAGCAAAAAATTACCAAAATGACGGTGACAGTACTTTCCGTTTATTTTATGATACAATTAAAGGAGGTGATTACCGTGCTCGTGAGGCAAACGTTCACCGTTTAGCTGAAGTTTCTGGAAACATCATTGACCAATGTGTGGCTCAAGGAGTTCCTTTTGCACGTGATTACGGTGGATTGTTAGACAACCGTTCTTTTGGTGGTACACAAGTACAACGTACTTTTTATGCTGCTGGACAAACAGGACAACAATTATTGTTAGGAGCTTATTCAGCTTTATCAAGACAAATCGGTTTGGGACGTGTGGACATGTACAATCGTCACGAAATGTTGGAACTGGTAAAAGTGGACGGTAAAGCTCGTGGAATCATTGCCCGTAATTTGATTACCGGAGAAATCGAAAGACATTCTGCTCACGCTGTAATCATTGCTTCGGGAGGATACGGAAACGTTTATTTCCTTTCTACAAATGCAATGGGATCAAACGTAACTGCTGGTTGGAAAATACACAAACAAGGAGCTTTGTTCGCAAATCCTTGCTATGTTCAAATCCACCCAACTTGTATTCCGGTACACGGAACAAACCAATCTAAATTAACGTTGATGTCAGAGTCGTTAAGAAACTCTGGACGTATTTGGGTTCCAAAGAAAAAAGAAGATGCTGAAGCAATTCGTGCAGGTAAATTGAAACCAACACAAATCGCTGAAGAAGATAGAGATTACTACTTAGAAAGAAGATACCCTGCGTTTGGTAACTTAGTTCCTCGTGACGTAGCTTCCAGAGCTGCAAAAGAACGTTGTGATGCTGGTTACGGAATTGAGGCTAACGATACTAACGAAGGAGTTTACTTGGATTTCTCAACAGAGATTCAAAATAAAGGTAAACAAACAGCTTACGCAAAAGGAAATCACAACCCTTCCCAAGAAGAAATTACTAAACTTGGAAAAGCTTGGTTGGAAGAAAAATACGGTAACTTGTTTACAATGTACCAAAAAATCACGGATGAAAATCCATATGAAACTCCAATGAAAATTTATCCTGCAGTTCACTACACAATGGGTGGTGTTTGGGTAGATTACAACTTACAATCTACAATTCCAGGTTGTTTCGTTGCAGGAGAGGCTAACTTCTCTGATCACGGAGCGAACCGTTTGGGAGCTTCTGCTTTGATGCAAGGTTTGGCTGACGGTTATTTTGTATTGCCTTACACAGTTTCTGATTATTTAGCAGGTGATATTCGTACTGGAAAAATCTCTACAGATTTACCTGAATTCGTTGAAGCTGAGAAAAATGTTAAAGAAAGCATCAGTAAATTCTTAGCTAATAATGGAACTAAATCAGTGGATCATTTCCACAAACGTTTAGGAAACATCATGTGGAATAAAGTTGGAATGGGACGTAATGAGCAAGGTTTAAAAGAAGCGATTGAAGAAATTGCTGCTTTGAAAGAAGAATTCTTCAAAGATGTTTACGTACCAGGAAATGCAGATGAATTGAATCCTGAGTTGGAAAAAGCGCTTCGTGTTGCTGACTTCATCGAATTAGGACAATTAATGGCAATCGACGCTTTACAACGTAAAGAATCTTGTGGAGGTCACTTCCGTGAAGAATATCAAGATGCTGAAGGAGAAACTCTACGTGATGACGAAAACTTCAAATTTGTTGGAGCTTGGGAATACAAAGGCTACGACATCAAAAATGAAGAGCTTCACAAAGAAGAATTGAAATACGAGTTTATTAAAATAGCCGCAAGAAATTACAAATAA